Proteins encoded within one genomic window of Granulicella pectinivorans:
- a CDS encoding PadR family transcriptional regulator has product MPEAKLDLLQGTLDTMVLQTLLTMGDMHGYGIARRIEQVSGDEILLNQGTIYASLVRLQQRGWISAEWGISENNRSAKFYAITKAGIKQLEKDAAYWNRLAAVMGRVLSMEGEK; this is encoded by the coding sequence ATGCCCGAAGCCAAACTCGACCTCCTCCAGGGAACCCTCGATACCATGGTTCTCCAGACACTCCTCACCATGGGTGACATGCACGGCTACGGCATCGCCCGGCGCATCGAGCAGGTCTCCGGAGACGAGATCCTGCTCAACCAGGGAACCATCTACGCCTCTCTGGTCCGCCTCCAGCAGCGCGGCTGGATCTCCGCCGAGTGGGGCATCAGCGAGAACAATCGCAGCGCCAAGTTCTACGCCATCACCAAGGCCGGCATCAAGCAACTCGAAAAAGACGCCGCCTACTGGAACCGCCTCGCCGCCGTCATGGGCCGCGTACTCTCCATGGAAGGTGAAAAATGA
- a CDS encoding alpha/beta hydrolase has translation MRRTITITLLTTALAVSAQTPTAKPPARPAPPTRAPNSPGYVPAKALPDSTNAPAATDGNFILGPTHPADPATLPHEGVPEGTLTTITMQSTDSKLYPGIARDPDTFGTPDPADPAKLVVTTSHPAPYTRTVTVYVPKQYVPGTPAPFIVGADGPDKLLFSTLDNLIAQKRVPVMVAISIQNGGGDAQGSERGLEYDTMSPRYAEFVETEVLPLVEKQAGVTLTKDPDARATMGGSSGGSCALIMAWFHPDLYHRVLTYSGTFINQQWPPDPKYPHGAWGFHESLLSSGDPKPIRLWMEVGDRDLFNPNAMRDNMHDWVQANENMAWVLSARDYHYQFVFARNAGHVDRAVRAETLPEALEYIWKDYSAKN, from the coding sequence ATGCGCCGCACGATCACCATCACTCTCTTAACCACCGCTCTGGCCGTATCGGCCCAAACACCCACCGCAAAGCCCCCCGCACGACCCGCCCCACCCACCCGAGCCCCCAACTCGCCCGGCTACGTTCCAGCCAAGGCCCTCCCCGACTCCACGAACGCTCCAGCCGCTACCGACGGCAACTTCATCCTAGGCCCCACCCATCCCGCCGACCCCGCCACCCTCCCGCACGAAGGCGTGCCCGAAGGCACCCTGACCACCATCACCATGCAGTCGACCGACTCCAAGCTCTATCCAGGCATCGCCCGCGATCCAGACACCTTCGGTACACCCGACCCAGCCGACCCGGCCAAGCTAGTCGTCACCACCAGCCACCCGGCGCCCTACACCCGCACCGTAACCGTCTACGTTCCCAAACAATACGTTCCCGGCACGCCCGCGCCGTTCATCGTTGGTGCCGACGGCCCCGACAAGCTCCTCTTCTCCACCCTCGACAACCTCATCGCCCAGAAGCGCGTCCCCGTCATGGTGGCCATCTCCATTCAGAATGGAGGAGGCGACGCCCAGGGCTCCGAGCGTGGACTCGAGTACGACACCATGTCGCCCCGCTACGCCGAGTTCGTCGAAACCGAAGTCCTGCCGCTCGTCGAAAAACAAGCCGGCGTCACCCTCACGAAAGACCCCGACGCACGCGCCACCATGGGCGGCAGCTCCGGCGGATCCTGCGCTCTCATCATGGCCTGGTTCCACCCCGACCTCTACCACCGCGTCCTCACCTACTCAGGCACTTTCATCAACCAGCAATGGCCACCCGATCCCAAGTACCCGCATGGCGCCTGGGGCTTCCACGAGAGCCTCCTATCCAGCGGAGACCCCAAGCCCATCCGCCTCTGGATGGAGGTCGGCGACCGCGACCTCTTTAATCCCAACGCGATGCGAGACAACATGCATGACTGGGTGCAGGCCAATGAAAACATGGCCTGGGTCCTCTCCGCCCGCGACTATCACTACCAGTTCGTCTTCGCCAGGAACGCCGGCCACGTCGACCGTGCCGTCAGGGCAGAAACCCTGCCCGAGGCCCTCGAATATATCTGGAAAGACTACTCAGCAAAAAATTAG
- a CDS encoding EVE domain-containing protein, translating into MPYLLKSEPDKYSYDDLLRDGETTWDGIKNNQALIYLRNMKKGEKLVIYHSNVGKAAIGTASVVSNGTDPDDPKTPIVRIKPGKRLKREKTLDDLRNSPLFTDSLLFRQFRLSVVPITDEQYDWLVHG; encoded by the coding sequence ATGCCTTATCTCCTCAAATCCGAACCCGACAAGTACTCCTACGACGACCTTCTCCGCGACGGCGAAACCACCTGGGACGGCATCAAGAATAACCAGGCCCTCATCTATCTGCGCAACATGAAGAAGGGCGAGAAGCTCGTCATCTATCACTCCAACGTTGGCAAGGCCGCCATCGGGACTGCATCCGTCGTCTCCAACGGGACAGACCCCGACGATCCCAAGACGCCCATCGTCCGCATCAAGCCAGGCAAGCGTCTCAAGCGCGAGAAGACACTCGACGACCTCCGCAACTCGCCCCTCTTCACCGACTCGCTCCTCTTTCGCCAGTTCCGCCTCTCCGTCGTTCCCATTACCGATGAGCAATACGACTGGCTTGTCCACGGATAA
- a CDS encoding GGDEF domain-containing protein codes for MHPLTWLDNRTLLACQCMLASSFACLLLGFRSAYPALRGARTLASAFLLGIPGILLIAMRGHISFFLSVVTGNLLVYVSLLLLYRGVLLIFNEKRYFTFALVFVCITGALHVYYALIDERIVPRIVIASVTMGVLSLLKAWTVFVHAERRIHRILFVISLLSAGCISLGRGVLTLIHGAPHDYMQQNPVQTYALLLGLLYIAVQGIFNLSLMYFDLASTIRDKAHRDPLTSILNRRAIEDKLQEELSRGDRTGWPVCALLIDVDFFKSVNDTHGHAAGDHALKLVAETLTASLRPFDHLGRFGGDEFLLILPELTLPDASARAESFRVALARTDAPTLSIGIAESDPGESAPALLARADAALYSAKHAGRDCIRLHHSAAIHPSDQSASMGT; via the coding sequence ATGCATCCTCTTACATGGCTGGATAACCGAACCCTCCTCGCGTGCCAGTGCATGCTCGCGAGCTCCTTCGCCTGCCTTCTGCTCGGTTTCCGCTCCGCTTACCCAGCCCTCCGCGGAGCCCGCACCTTGGCATCCGCCTTCCTTCTCGGAATCCCCGGCATCCTGCTCATTGCCATGCGCGGCCACATCTCGTTTTTCCTCTCGGTGGTCACCGGCAACCTGCTTGTCTACGTTTCGCTCCTGCTGCTCTACCGGGGAGTCCTTCTTATCTTCAACGAAAAGCGCTACTTCACCTTCGCGCTGGTCTTCGTCTGCATCACCGGCGCGCTCCACGTCTACTACGCGCTCATCGACGAACGCATCGTCCCGCGCATCGTCATCGCCAGCGTCACCATGGGCGTTCTGTCGCTGCTCAAGGCCTGGACCGTCTTCGTTCATGCCGAGCGCCGCATACACCGCATCCTCTTCGTTATCTCCCTCTTGTCCGCCGGCTGCATCAGCCTTGGACGCGGCGTCCTCACCCTCATCCACGGCGCGCCCCACGACTACATGCAACAGAACCCCGTGCAAACGTACGCCCTTCTGCTCGGCCTCTTGTATATCGCCGTCCAGGGCATCTTCAACCTCTCGCTCATGTACTTCGATCTCGCCTCCACCATCAGAGACAAGGCCCACCGCGACCCCCTCACCAGCATCCTCAACCGTCGCGCCATCGAGGACAAGCTCCAGGAGGAACTCTCCCGCGGAGACCGCACCGGATGGCCCGTCTGTGCGCTCCTCATCGACGTCGATTTCTTCAAGTCCGTCAACGACACCCACGGCCACGCCGCCGGCGACCACGCCCTCAAGCTGGTCGCCGAAACCCTCACCGCCAGCCTCCGCCCCTTCGACCACCTCGGACGCTTCGGAGGCGACGAGTTCCTGCTCATCCTCCCCGAACTCACCCTCCCCGATGCCTCAGCCCGCGCCGAGTCCTTCCGCGTGGCCCTCGCCCGCACCGACGCCCCCACCCTTTCCATCGGCATCGCCGAGTCCGACCCCGGTGAATCGGCCCCTGCACTCCTCGCCCGCGCCGACGCCGCCCTTTACAGCGCCAAGCACGCCGGCCGCGACTGCATCCGCCTCCATCACTCCGCCGCCATCCACCCCAGCGATCAATCGGCATCGATGGGCACCTGA
- a CDS encoding enoyl-ACP reductase FabI yields MIDLKGKVAVIFGLANKRSIAYGIAQKFAEAGATLVLSYQSERLRKESEQLIEDLGQTGTAKAYQCDVANDAEIDALFAQIKDTFGTIHSVVHAVAFAPPAAIHNDFLLTTRDDFRIAHDISAYSLIAVARGAAPLMEAGGSILTLTYYGADKVFPNYNVMGVAKAALEATVRYLAASLGPRGIRVNAISAGPIKTLAARGIGDFSKILDAVTERAPLKRNVDQSEIGGAALFLASDLASGITGEITFVDCGYNITGL; encoded by the coding sequence ATGATCGATCTCAAAGGCAAAGTCGCCGTCATCTTCGGCCTCGCCAACAAGCGCAGCATCGCCTACGGCATCGCCCAGAAGTTCGCCGAGGCCGGAGCAACCCTCGTCCTCAGCTATCAGTCCGAGCGCCTCCGCAAGGAATCCGAGCAACTCATCGAGGATCTCGGCCAGACCGGGACCGCCAAGGCCTACCAGTGCGACGTCGCCAACGACGCCGAGATCGACGCCCTCTTCGCGCAGATCAAGGACACCTTCGGAACAATCCACTCCGTCGTCCACGCCGTCGCCTTCGCCCCTCCCGCCGCCATCCACAACGACTTCCTCCTCACCACCCGCGACGACTTCCGCATCGCCCACGACATCAGCGCCTACTCGCTCATCGCCGTGGCCCGCGGAGCCGCGCCCCTCATGGAAGCCGGCGGATCCATCCTCACCCTCACCTACTACGGCGCCGACAAGGTCTTCCCCAACTACAACGTCATGGGCGTAGCCAAGGCCGCGCTCGAAGCCACCGTCCGCTACCTCGCGGCGTCGCTTGGCCCGCGCGGCATCCGCGTCAACGCCATCTCCGCCGGCCCCATCAAGACCCTCGCCGCACGCGGCATCGGGGACTTCTCGAAGATCCTCGACGCCGTCACCGAGCGCGCCCCCCTCAAGCGCAACGTCGACCAGTCCGAGATCGGCGGAGCAGCCCTCTTCCTCGCCAGCGACCTCGCCAGCGGCATTACCGGCGAGATCACCTTCGTCGACTGCGGCTACAATATCACCGGCCTCTAA
- a CDS encoding GGDEF domain-containing protein → MHLFSWVDNRTLIVCQCIMAAVFSLVLFCIWRLYPQLRGVGSMAIGFSLGIPTAALFAARGHIPNFLSIVVANFFIFLLYVFLYRGVLLFCQSRGYMPALLTLAGVSLVVLTYYSEVQHNIIPRIFVISLTVGVARALMAYEIYKRSAGQMHMILFSITLGLFSASTLIKALLVPLQGSPDSFLTNDPIQSTQLLSGILFVCVDGMFYLTMLIREVTSTIEHQAQLDFLTGTLNRRGIEEALIVEIARTRRSQRPIAVLLIDIDHFKSINDIQGHAAGDEALRLVSRSIASVLRIYDTLGRFGGDEFLLVLPETTGEPAMMIAERIREALISMSATARIPPMTLSIGVTFFERNEEPIDIIGRADAALYEAKRAGRNCSRLQPPPDLGNPGPHPHVALPRATLLSRVTSRRRTRNTTL, encoded by the coding sequence ATGCATCTCTTCTCTTGGGTTGATAACCGGACGCTGATCGTCTGCCAGTGCATCATGGCTGCGGTGTTCTCCCTTGTCCTCTTCTGCATCTGGCGCCTTTATCCGCAGCTTCGCGGCGTCGGCTCCATGGCGATCGGCTTCTCCCTCGGCATTCCCACCGCGGCCCTCTTCGCCGCTCGCGGACACATTCCGAACTTCCTCTCCATCGTCGTCGCTAACTTCTTCATCTTCCTGCTCTACGTCTTCCTGTACCGCGGTGTGCTGCTCTTCTGCCAGTCCCGCGGATACATGCCCGCTCTCCTTACCCTCGCCGGCGTCTCGCTCGTGGTCCTTACCTACTACAGCGAGGTGCAGCACAACATCATCCCGCGCATCTTCGTCATCTCGCTCACGGTCGGCGTGGCACGCGCCCTCATGGCGTACGAGATCTATAAACGCTCCGCCGGCCAGATGCACATGATCCTCTTCTCCATCACCCTGGGCCTGTTCTCCGCCAGCACCCTCATCAAGGCGCTGCTCGTCCCCCTCCAGGGCTCCCCGGACAGCTTCCTCACCAACGATCCCATCCAGTCCACGCAGCTCCTCTCCGGCATCCTCTTCGTCTGCGTCGACGGCATGTTCTACCTCACCATGCTCATTCGCGAGGTCACCTCCACCATCGAGCACCAGGCGCAGCTCGACTTCCTTACCGGTACGCTCAACCGCCGCGGCATCGAAGAAGCGCTCATCGTCGAGATCGCACGCACCCGCCGCAGCCAGCGGCCCATCGCTGTCCTCCTCATCGACATCGACCACTTCAAATCCATCAACGACATCCAGGGTCACGCCGCCGGCGACGAAGCCCTCCGACTCGTTTCGCGCTCCATCGCCTCCGTCCTGCGCATCTACGACACGCTCGGCCGCTTCGGCGGCGATGAGTTCCTTCTCGTTCTTCCCGAGACCACCGGCGAACCTGCCATGATGATCGCCGAACGCATCCGCGAAGCCCTCATCAGCATGTCCGCCACGGCGCGCATCCCGCCCATGACCCTCTCCATCGGCGTCACCTTCTTCGAGCGCAACGAGGAACCCATCGACATCATCGGTCGCGCCGACGCAGCCCTCTACGAGGCCAAACGCGCCGGGCGCAACTGCTCCCGTCTCCAGCCGCCGCCGGATCTTGGCAACCCGGGACCCCATCCGCACGTCGCGCTCCCCCGAGCCACGCTGCTCAGCCGCGTCACCTCCCGCCGCCGCACCCGCAATACCACGCTCTAG
- a CDS encoding GGDEF domain-containing protein codes for MNILHWLDNRTLIAIQVLSVATFGFALLALHRYDRSIRGAGTLAAAFLLGAPGLILLALRGVIPDFYSIIVSNACTYVGYLLTYRGIRQYLRAPGYLPPVYTVTAIFFGAHVYYSTLDKRIVPRIILSASYIALCRLLTSATLFRNAEGLPHRILFACSLVVLGLISASRALLTALHGAPQNFMQRNAVQTSTLVSGIVYIFIEGTFSFMLVSFAITSRLSRRAQQDTLTGVYTRRAIEEKLCEELARGARTGTPTAVLLLDVDHLKTINDTLGHNSGDEALKKVASTVSAVLRPFDHLGRYGGDEFLLILPDIGIENAFIVADRFRKALSQLPTAPTLSIGIAQSDPGESTPSLLARADTALYQAKSAGRDCIRFLHSGGDAIPVRITPVPR; via the coding sequence GTGAACATCCTCCACTGGCTCGACAATCGAACACTGATCGCCATCCAGGTCCTGTCCGTTGCCACCTTCGGCTTCGCCCTGCTGGCGCTTCACCGGTACGACCGCTCCATCCGCGGTGCCGGCACGCTCGCCGCGGCCTTCCTCCTCGGGGCCCCAGGACTCATCCTGCTCGCCCTTCGTGGCGTCATCCCCGACTTCTACAGCATCATCGTCTCGAACGCCTGCACCTACGTCGGATACCTCCTCACCTACCGGGGCATCCGGCAGTACCTTCGCGCACCCGGCTATCTTCCCCCCGTCTACACCGTTACCGCCATCTTCTTCGGCGCGCACGTGTACTACAGCACTCTCGACAAGCGAATCGTCCCCCGAATCATCCTCTCCGCCAGCTACATCGCCCTCTGCCGACTCCTCACCTCGGCCACGCTCTTTCGCAACGCCGAGGGCCTGCCGCACCGCATCCTCTTTGCCTGCTCGCTCGTCGTCCTCGGACTCATCAGCGCCTCCCGGGCTCTCCTGACCGCACTGCACGGTGCCCCCCAGAACTTCATGCAGCGCAACGCCGTCCAGACCTCGACCCTCGTCTCAGGCATCGTCTACATCTTCATCGAAGGCACCTTCTCCTTCATGCTGGTCAGCTTCGCCATCACCAGCCGCCTATCCCGCCGCGCCCAGCAGGACACCCTGACCGGCGTCTACACTCGCCGCGCCATCGAAGAGAAGCTCTGCGAGGAACTTGCCCGCGGCGCGCGCACCGGAACCCCCACCGCCGTGCTCCTGCTCGACGTCGACCACCTCAAAACCATCAACGACACCCTCGGCCACAACTCAGGCGACGAGGCTCTCAAGAAAGTCGCCTCTACGGTCTCCGCCGTCCTCCGCCCCTTCGACCACCTCGGACGCTACGGCGGCGACGAATTCCTCCTCATCCTCCCCGACATCGGGATAGAAAACGCCTTCATTGTGGCCGACCGCTTCCGCAAGGCACTCTCCCAGCTCCCCACCGCACCCACCCTTTCGATCGGCATCGCCCAGTCCGACCCCGGCGAATCCACCCCATCCCTGCTCGCCCGGGCCGACACAGCCCTCTACCAGGCCAAGAGCGCGGGGCGCGACTGCATCCGCTTCCTGCACTCTGGCGGCGACGCTATCCCCGTCCGCATCACTCCCGTCCCCCGCTGA
- a CDS encoding DinB family protein, which yields MFLNHLIHHRAQLGVYLRLLDVPVPATYGPSADDRMGF from the coding sequence ATGTTTCTCAACCATCTCATCCACCACCGCGCCCAGCTCGGCGTCTACCTCCGCCTGCTCGACGTCCCGGTCCCCGCCACCTACGGTCCCTCCGCCGACGATCGCATGGGCTTCTAG
- a CDS encoding ABC transporter permease, with the protein MTTLRQSIQRFRSLFGQEEINAEVSREMAAHIAIATDENLTRGMSPNEARRQALIQFGGIQQARDQHHAARGVPALETLFQDLRYAFRTLRRDAGFTTVAVLILALGIGANIVVFSVVNTLLLRPLPFPQPSQLVRIAPLVSKCGASCATYSTDAVQEFQRRNTSFENVTGYDAFTAPGNWKLNTGGVPKPFSQIEVMENFFTTLGVQPLMGRLTFNHQEWERGGPSVVIVSYPFWKRELNGDPNIIGKSLTFGTTPNTVIGVLPESFDFGAIYSPGAKMDLFTPYLYDKFREWGNMISLTGRLKPGVSLPAAQAEANLLFPTLYGSVKQGWKGGYDGHLTDLKQYIAGSLRSSLIVLWCAVGLILLIVCVNLSNLLLARAAARAKEFAVRSALGAARSRIVRQLLTESLLLSAAGGLLGLAFAFGAVFYLAHQGSIALPLMSSIAIDKEALAWTLFIAVAAGLLFGIVPGLRISSGNIQSALKDSAANTTGGTSTNRLRTTLVVSQIALACVLLVGAGLLLRSFLRVLDVDLGFEPSRASAMLLDIPDRFHGTTAADYAAFNREVIHRIEQVPGVQSAAITDSLPMSRNRSWGISAKGKHYEKDELPGTFVYIVTPGYLHTIGMRLVKGRDIAWDDVDPKQAVVVVNQTVARYLWPNEDPIGRIALVGGADARVIGVIEDVRETSAEAKSGWQMYLSAAAPQFGSSDPNLVIRSTLPAATLRPAVLATLRQLNPGQPSADLKPIQEIVDHAGSPRRFFVYLVAIFATLGLLLASLGIYGVISYSVTQRTQEIGIRMALGATQQNVQLGVLGKTLRMTAIGIAVGTVASLAVSSLIATLLFGTKPTDPITFGAIILLLAVVALLAGYLPARRASRINPMVALRNN; encoded by the coding sequence ATGACCACCCTCCGCCAATCCATCCAGCGCTTTCGTTCCCTGTTCGGCCAGGAAGAGATCAACGCCGAAGTCTCCCGTGAGATGGCCGCCCACATCGCCATCGCCACCGATGAGAACCTTACCAGGGGCATGAGCCCCAACGAAGCTCGTCGACAGGCTTTGATTCAGTTCGGAGGCATCCAGCAGGCGCGCGACCAGCACCACGCTGCACGCGGCGTTCCCGCGCTCGAAACCCTGTTCCAAGACCTCCGCTACGCCTTCCGCACCCTCCGCCGCGATGCCGGCTTCACCACGGTTGCCGTGCTGATTCTGGCACTGGGCATCGGCGCGAATATCGTTGTGTTTTCCGTGGTCAACACGCTGCTGCTGCGGCCTTTGCCCTTTCCGCAACCGTCACAGCTTGTGCGCATTGCGCCTCTGGTGTCGAAGTGCGGAGCCTCCTGTGCGACGTACTCCACGGACGCCGTCCAGGAGTTCCAACGGCGCAACACTTCGTTTGAAAACGTCACCGGCTACGATGCCTTTACCGCTCCTGGCAACTGGAAGCTCAACACCGGCGGCGTCCCCAAGCCGTTCTCGCAGATCGAGGTGATGGAGAACTTTTTTACCACGCTCGGCGTGCAGCCCCTGATGGGCCGCCTTACGTTCAACCACCAGGAGTGGGAGCGCGGCGGACCCTCCGTCGTCATTGTGAGCTATCCCTTCTGGAAGCGCGAGCTCAATGGCGATCCCAACATCATCGGCAAATCCCTCACCTTCGGCACTACGCCCAACACCGTGATCGGCGTCCTGCCGGAGTCGTTCGACTTCGGAGCCATTTATTCGCCGGGCGCCAAGATGGACCTCTTCACGCCCTACCTGTACGACAAGTTTCGCGAGTGGGGCAACATGATCTCTCTCACCGGTCGGCTCAAGCCGGGCGTGAGCCTCCCCGCCGCACAGGCCGAAGCCAACCTCCTCTTTCCCACCCTCTATGGCAGCGTGAAGCAAGGGTGGAAGGGCGGCTATGACGGCCATCTCACTGATCTGAAGCAGTACATCGCCGGCAGCCTCCGCTCCTCGCTCATCGTCCTCTGGTGCGCCGTCGGACTCATCCTCCTCATCGTCTGCGTCAACCTCTCCAACCTTCTCCTCGCCCGCGCAGCCGCCCGCGCCAAGGAGTTCGCCGTCCGCTCCGCCCTCGGTGCCGCCCGCAGCCGCATCGTCCGCCAACTCCTCACCGAATCCCTTCTCCTTTCTGCCGCAGGAGGCCTACTCGGCCTCGCCTTCGCCTTCGGAGCCGTCTTCTACCTCGCCCATCAGGGCTCCATCGCCCTGCCCCTCATGTCCAGCATCGCCATCGACAAAGAGGCCCTCGCCTGGACCCTCTTCATCGCCGTCGCCGCCGGTCTCCTCTTCGGCATCGTCCCCGGTCTCCGCATCTCCAGCGGCAACATCCAAAGCGCACTCAAGGACTCCGCCGCCAACACCACCGGGGGCACCTCCACCAACCGCCTCCGCACCACCCTCGTCGTCAGCCAGATCGCCCTCGCCTGCGTCCTCCTCGTCGGCGCCGGTCTCCTCCTCCGCAGCTTCCTCCGCGTCCTCGATGTCGACCTCGGCTTCGAGCCCTCCCGCGCCTCCGCCATGCTCCTCGACATCCCCGACAGATTCCACGGAACCACCGCCGCCGACTACGCCGCCTTCAACCGCGAGGTCATTCACCGCATCGAGCAGGTCCCGGGAGTTCAGTCCGCCGCCATCACCGACTCCCTCCCTATGTCCCGCAACCGCTCCTGGGGCATCTCCGCCAAGGGCAAGCACTACGAGAAGGACGAGCTCCCCGGCACCTTCGTCTACATCGTTACCCCCGGCTACCTCCACACCATCGGCATGCGCCTCGTCAAAGGCCGCGACATCGCCTGGGACGACGTCGACCCCAAACAAGCCGTCGTCGTCGTCAACCAGACCGTAGCCCGCTACCTCTGGCCCAACGAAGACCCCATCGGACGCATAGCCCTCGTCGGCGGAGCGGACGCTCGCGTCATCGGCGTCATCGAAGACGTACGCGAGACCAGCGCCGAGGCCAAATCAGGCTGGCAAATGTACCTCTCCGCTGCCGCCCCGCAGTTCGGCTCCTCCGACCCCAATCTCGTCATCCGCTCCACCCTGCCCGCCGCCACGCTCCGACCGGCGGTCCTCGCGACCCTCCGCCAGCTCAACCCCGGCCAGCCCTCCGCCGACCTCAAGCCCATTCAGGAGATCGTCGACCACGCCGGCAGCCCCCGACGCTTCTTCGTCTACCTCGTCGCCATCTTCGCCACGCTCGGTCTTCTCCTCGCCTCGCTCGGCATCTACGGCGTCATCAGCTACTCCGTCACCCAACGCACCCAGGAGATCGGCATCCGCATGGCGCTCGGAGCAACCCAGCAAAACGTCCAGCTAGGCGTCTTGGGAAAAACCCTGCGCATGACCGCGATCGGCATCGCCGTAGGCACAGTAGCCTCCCTGGCCGTCTCTTCCCTCATCGCCACCCTGCTCTTCGGCACCAAACCCACCGACCCCATCACCTTCGGAGCCATCATCCTTCTGCTGGCCGTGGTAGCCCTGTTAGCCGGCTACCTGCCCGCCCGCAGAGCCAGTCGCATCAACCCCATGGTCGCCCTAAGAAACAACTAG
- a CDS encoding metal-dependent hydrolase family protein → MTPFFRVLAAVVLGGSAWSAAMGQLAEPESAVVLHAARLLDVREGKVIAPGEVLVVGDRIVEVGTKVKRPAGKVQVIDLGDRTLMPGLIDAHVHLFLHPGAEDLQTVQESVPQRTLLAATAAKDDLMAGYTAERDMGSEGAGSADTAVRDAIDMGMIPGPRMRVSGNAIDLTNGHEDAAGFNPAQKVLSNADYADSAVEIVKVMRQQRKEGADFTKIYETGHDRAEGSGLAAPYQYTVEELRAAVAEAARLGGQPGHGVAVHATTEPGTGYAVAAGVASVDHAYQLSDETMAAMKAKGIFAVPTFAISEYFVEHAEGDRVDREKALQAFHAANFKKQLAAGVPMAVGSDVGPFPHGTQAREMVLMVKYGMPTMDVLQADLLNGAKLLGWEGKIGELKAGYFADVIAVEGNPVEDISATEKVRFVMKGGVIFRR, encoded by the coding sequence ATGACTCCTTTCTTTCGGGTACTGGCGGCGGTTGTTCTGGGTGGTTCGGCATGGAGTGCTGCGATGGGGCAGTTGGCGGAGCCGGAGTCGGCGGTGGTGCTGCACGCGGCTCGTCTGCTGGATGTGCGTGAGGGCAAGGTGATCGCTCCGGGTGAGGTGCTGGTTGTGGGGGACAGGATCGTCGAGGTGGGGACGAAGGTGAAGCGTCCGGCGGGGAAGGTCCAGGTGATCGACCTGGGAGATCGGACGCTGATGCCGGGGCTGATCGATGCGCATGTGCACCTCTTTCTGCATCCTGGGGCTGAAGATTTGCAGACGGTGCAGGAGAGCGTCCCGCAGAGGACGCTGCTGGCGGCGACGGCGGCGAAGGACGATCTGATGGCGGGGTACACGGCCGAGCGGGATATGGGCAGCGAAGGCGCGGGGAGTGCGGACACAGCGGTGCGGGATGCGATCGATATGGGGATGATTCCGGGGCCGCGGATGCGGGTGAGCGGGAACGCGATCGACCTGACGAACGGGCACGAGGATGCCGCGGGGTTCAATCCGGCGCAGAAGGTGCTTTCAAATGCGGACTACGCGGATTCAGCGGTGGAGATAGTGAAGGTGATGCGGCAGCAGAGAAAGGAAGGCGCCGACTTCACGAAGATCTACGAGACGGGGCACGACCGGGCGGAGGGTTCGGGGCTTGCTGCTCCGTACCAGTACACGGTGGAGGAGCTGAGAGCTGCGGTCGCGGAGGCAGCGCGACTTGGCGGGCAGCCTGGCCACGGCGTTGCGGTGCATGCGACGACGGAGCCTGGGACGGGCTATGCGGTTGCGGCGGGCGTGGCGTCGGTGGATCATGCGTACCAGTTGAGCGACGAGACGATGGCGGCGATGAAGGCGAAGGGAATCTTCGCGGTGCCTACGTTTGCGATCTCGGAGTACTTTGTAGAACACGCGGAGGGGGATCGGGTCGACCGGGAGAAGGCGCTGCAGGCGTTTCATGCCGCGAACTTCAAGAAGCAGCTTGCGGCGGGTGTGCCGATGGCGGTGGGAAGCGATGTCGGGCCATTTCCGCATGGGACGCAGGCGCGGGAGATGGTGTTGATGGTGAAGTATGGGATGCCGACTATGGACGTGCTGCAGGCGGACCTTCTGAACGGCGCGAAGTTGCTCGGGTGGGAGGGAAAGATTGGGGAGTTGAAGGCGGGGTATTTTGCCGATGTGATTGCCGTGGAAGGGAATCCGGTGGAGGATATCTCGGCTACTGAGAAGGTGCGGTTTGTGATGAAGGGTGGAGTTATTTTCAGGCGGTAA